GTACCTGCACAGGGTGGACGCGCGGGAGAACCTCTTCGACACGCGCCAGATACGCCAGGTGCTCGGGGAGGAAGTGCCGCTGGATACCCCGGAGGTTGCCCTCTGGATTGCGCAAACGCTAAAAGAAGGATTAGACACGATCAATGGAGGTGTAGCGTCATTATGAAGTCGATTGAAGAACTCAAGGCAATCCGCCAGCGCACACTGGATGATATGAACGCCCGCAAAGACAAGGCCGGCACCCGCGTTGTGGTGGGCATGGCCACCTGCGGCATCGCCGCCGGGGCGCGTCCCGTGCTGCTGAAGTTTGTGGAGGAAGTCAAAAAACGCAGTTTGCAGAACATCATCGTCTCACAGACAGGCTGCATCGGCATGTGCCGCCTGGAGCCCATCGTGGAGGTTTTCCGCGGGGACGCCGAAAAAGTGACCTACGTGCATATGACCCCCGATAAGGTGGCGCGCGTGGTCAGCGAGCACATCGTCAATGGCCGCCCTGTGGAGGAGTACACCATCGGCGCAGCCGAAAAAGCCAAATAAGGCGGTCTTGAAGGAGGAAAATGCAAGATGGATCTATACCGCGCCCATGTATTGGTTTGCGGAGGTACCGGCTGCACGTCGTCGGGATCGCCCCGCATCATTGAGGAATTTGAAAAAGAAATCAAAAACAACAATCTGGAAAAAGAGGTCAAGGTGGTGCGCACCGGCTGCTTCGGCCTGTGCGCCATGGGCCCCGTGGTCATCGTCTACCCCGAGGGTTCGTTCTACAGCCGCGTCAAGCCTGAGGACGTCTCGCGCATCGTCTCGGAGCATCTGGTCAAGGGCCGCGTGGTGGAGGATTTGCTCTACAGCGAGTCGGTGGTGGAGGACGAGACCCTTTCGCTCGACGAGGTGGACTTCTACAAAAAACAAATGCGCATCGCGCTGCGCAATTGCGGCGTGATCGATCCGGAGAACATCGAGGAGTACATCGCCATGGACGGCTACACCGCCCTGGCCAAGGCGCTCACCGAGATGAGCCCGGAGGAAGTTATCAAAGTGATCTCCGATTCCGGCCTGCGCGGCCGCGGCGGCGCAGGGTTCCCCACGGGCCGCAAGTGGTCGTTTGCCGCCGCGTCCCCGGGACCGGTCAAATACGTCTGCTGCAACGCGGACGAGGGTGACCCGGGCGCGTTTATGGACCGCTCGGTGCTGGAGGGCGACCCGCACGCAGTGCTGGAGGCCATGGCCATCGCCGGCTATGCTATCGGCGCCAAGCAGGGCTACATTTACTGCCGCGCGGAGTATCCCATCGCGCTGCACCGGTTGGAGGTCGCCATCGGCCAGGCGCGCAAGTACGGCCTGCTGGGCGACAACATCTTCGGCACGGACTTCTGCTTTGACATCGACGTGCGCCTGGGCGCAGGCGCGTTCGTCTGTGGCGAGGAAACCGCGCTGATGGTCTCCATCGAGGGCGGCCGCGGCGAGCCGCGCGTGCGTCCGCCGTTCCCGGCCGTCAAAGGCCTGTTCGGCAAGCCCACCCTGCTTAACAACGTGGAAACCTACGCAAACGTGGCGCAGATCATCAATAAAGGCGCCGACTGGTTCAAGTCCATCGGCACCGAACAGTCCAGCGGCACCAAGGTGTTCGCGCTGGGCGGCAAGATCAACAACACCGGCCTGGTGGAGGTGCCCATGGGCACCACGCTGCGCGAGATCATCTACGATATCGGCGGCGGCATCCCGGGCGGCAAGGCCTTTAAGGCCGCGCAGACCGGCGGCCCCTCGGGCGGCTGCATCCCCGCAAGCCTGCTGGATACCCCCATCGATTACGATTCGCTCATCCAGATCGGCTCCATGATGGGTTCCGGCGGCCTGATCGTCATGGACGAGGACAACTGCATGGTGGATATCGCGCGCTTCTTCCTGGACTTTACCGTGGACGAATCCTGCGGTAAATGCGCGCCCTGCCGCATCGGCACCCGCCGCATGCTGGAAATCCTCGAGCGCATCGTGGCGGGCAACGGCCAGGACGGCGATATCGAGAAGCTTGAGACGCTGGCGCGCAATATCAAGGAATCCGCGCTCTGCGGCCTGGGCCAGACCGCGCCCAACCCGGTGCTGTCGACCCTGCGCTACTTCCGCGACGAATACGAGGCGCACATCTACGAGAAGCGCTGCCCGGCGGGCCACTGCCGCAAGCTGCTGAACTACGAGATTGACGCAGAGCTGTGCCGCGGCTGCGGCCTGTGCGCCAAACAGTGCCCGGTGGGCGCCATCTCGGGCGAGCGCAAAAGTCCGTTTACCATTGACAAGAATACGTGCATTAAATGCGGTGCCTGCATCGAGAAATGCCCGTTCAAGGCCATCAGCCGTAAATAAGAAAGGGGCGTAAGCAACACTATGGAAATGATTACCCTTACCATTGACGGCCAGAAGGTGCAGGTGGAACCCGGCACGACGGTGCTGGAGGCTGCACGCAAGGCCAATATCCATATTCCCACCCTTTGCTATCTGAAGGACATCAACGCCATCGGCGCCTGCCGCATCTGTGTGGTGGAGGTTGAAAAGATGCGCAACCTGCCCGCAAGCTGCGTGCTGCCGGCAACCGATGGGATGGTGGTGCACACCAACACCCCCAAGGTGCGCGAGGCGCGCAAAGTCAATTTGGAGCTGGTGCTCTCGGACCACAACCGCTCCTGCCTGACGTGCGTGCGCAGCGGCAACTGCGAGCTGCAGAGCCTCAGCCAGGAATTGGGCGTGGACGAGATCCGCTTTGAGGGCGCGAAGATCGAGCGGCTGGTGGACGACTCCTCGCCCTCCATTGTGCGCGACAACAGCAAGTGCATCCTGTGCCGCCGCTGCGTGGCTGTGTGCAAAAACGTGCAGAACATCGGTGTGATCGGCGCGGTCAACCGCGGCATCAAGACGGAGATCGAGGCGCCCTTCAACACCCCGCTGGGCGAATCACCGTGCGTCAACTGCGGCCAGTGCATCGTCAACTGCCCCACCGGCGCGCTGCGTGAACGCAGCGAGATTGACGAGGTGTGGGATGCCATAGGCGATCCGGAGAAGTACGTGGTGGTGCAGCCCGCGCCCGCCGTGCGCGCCGCGCTGGGCGAGGAGTTCGGCATGCCCATCGGCACCCGCGTCACCGGCAAGATGGCTGCCGCGGCCCGCCGCCTTGGATTTGACAAGGTGTTCGATACCGACTTTGGCGCGGATTTGACCATCATGGAGGAGGGCTACGAGTTCATCAGCCGCGTGAAAAACGGCGGCAAGCTGCCCATGATCACCTCCTGCAGCCCTGGCTGGATCAAGTTCTGCGAGCATTATTATCCGGATTTCCTGGAGAACCTCTCCAGCTGCAAATCCCCCCACCAGATGCTGGGCGCCATCGTGAAATCCTACTATGCGCGCGAAAATGGCATCGACCCGCGCAAGATCTTCGTGGTCTCGGTCATGCCCTGCACCGCCAAAAAGTTCGAGGCGCGTCGGCCCGAGATGGGGCACGACGGCCTGGCTGATGTGGACGCGGTGCTCACCACGCGCGAGTTTGCCCGCATGATCAAGCAGGCGCATATCGACTTTGCAAACCTCAAGGAGGAGCCGTTCGACGAGATGCTGGGCGATTCCACCGGCGCGGCGGCCATCTTTGGCGCCACCGGCGGCGTGATGGAGGCGGCGCTGCGCACCGTGGTGGAGGTGCTGACCGGCAAATCCCTCGAGAAGGTGGACTTTGAGCAGGTCCGCGGCCTGGACGACATCAAAGAGGCGACCCTCATGGTGGGCGACATGCCCGTCAAGATCGCGGTGGCGCATTCCACGGGCGCGGCTTCCCGCCTGCTGGATGCTGTGCGTAGGGGCGAGAAGGAATACCACTTCATCGAGGTGATGGGGTGCCCGGGCGGCTGCGTCAACGGCGGCGGCCAGCCCATCGTGCCCGCCCAGGTGAAGATGGACGTGGACGTGCGCAAGGAGCGCGCCAAGGCCCTCTACGCCGAGGATGCCGATATGCCGCTGCGTAAGTCGCATGAGAATCCCTCGATCCAGAAGCTCTACAAGGAATTCCTGGAGGAACCCAACAGCCACAAGGCGCACGAGCTGCTGCATACGCACTACACTGCGCGCAAGAAGTTCATCTAACCCAAGCGATTACAAGCAAGCCTGTGAAGCGGCGCATCCGCGCCCTTTCGCAGGCTTGTTTTCTTTTGGCTGGACGCCTTGCAGGAATGTTTGCACTACAATATAATGTGTGTTAACCTTGAAAAGGTACAAAATACTGCGGTATAATAGCAGGCGGCATCGCAGACGGCATGCCTTTTTTTGCGTATAAGAGGCGCGCCTTAGAGGGATGCTTGATGAAGATACACACCTGTGTTTGGTAAATGGGAGGAAATTGCATGGCAAAGGCCTATCAGGCAAGCGACATCCAGGTGCTGGAGGGATTGGAAGCGGTGCGCCGCCGCCCTGGCATGTATATCGGCTCCACCGGATCGCGCGGACTGCACCATCTGCTCTGGGAAATCGTGGACAACGGCGTGGACGAGGTGGCCAACGGTTTTGCAAGCGAGATCCGCGTCACCCTGCACGCTGATGGAAGCGTCACTGTGGAGGACAACGGCCGCGGCATCCCGGTGGGTATCCATCCGCAGCTGGGCGTATCAGGCGTGGAGGTGGTGTTCACCCAGCTGCACGCGGGCGGCAAGTTCAACGACGCAAGCTACGCCTATTCCGGCGGTCTGCACGGGGTGGGCGCCTCCGTCGTCAACGCGCTGAGCAAGTACCTGATCTGCGAGGTGGGTTTTGAGGGCTATCTATACCGCCAGGAGTTCCGCACCAGCGTGGACGCAAAGACGGGCAAAACCTTGGCGGGCCATCCGGTGTCGCCGCTTGAGAAGGTGGGGCCCACCCGCCGCAAGGGAAGCCGCGTGCGCTTTTTGCCCGACGATACGGTGTTTGAAGAGGTCTCCTTCCGCTATGAGGTGGTGTCGCGCCGCCTGCGGGAGCTTGCGTTCCTCAACCAGGGCGTGCACATCTTTCTGACGGACGAGCGCGTGAAGGAGGACGGCAAGCCCAAGCGCCGCGAATACCACTACGACGGCGGCATCATCGATTTTGTGCGCTACACCAACGAGAACAAAAATGTGCTCAATGAGACGCCCATCTACGTATCAGGCATGCGCGACGAGCTGCGCATGGAGCTGGCGATGCAGTACACGGACGCCTATGGCGAGACCATCATATCCTATGTCAACAACATCCCCACCGGCGAGGGCGGCACCCACGAGACGGGCCTCAAGACCGCGCTGACCAAGGTATTCAACGAGTACGCGCGCAAAAGCGGCCTGCTCAAGGAGAAGGATGCGGCGCTCTTTGGGGAGGACTTCCGCGACGGGCTGACGGCGGTGCTGTCGGTCAAGATGAAGAACGTGCAGTTTGAGGGGCAGACCAAGGCCAAGCTGGGCAATACCGAGGCGCGCGTGGCGGTGGAGGCCGTCGTCACCGACCAGCTGACGCTGTGGCTGGACGATATCAAGAACGCGGGCCTTGCGGGCACCATTGTGGAGAAGGCGCAGCGCGCCGCCAAGGTGCGCGAGGCGGCGCGCAAGGCCAAGGATATGGCGCGCAAAAAGAGCGCGCTGGACGTGGCGCAGCTGGTGGGCAAGCTCTCCGCGTGCAGCGGGCGTAACGCCAGGGAAAACGAGCTGTTTATCGTGGAGGGCGACTCGGCGGGCGGCTCGGCCAAGCAGGGACGAGACCGGCGCTATCAGGCAATCCTCCCCTTGCGGGGCAAGCCCCTCAACGCGGAGAAGAAGCGCCTGGACGAGGTGCTGGCAAACGAGGAGTTCCGCTCCATCATCACTGCGCTGGGCGCGGGCATTGACGAGGATTTCGACATCAAAAACCTCAAGTACGACAAGGTGATCATCCTCTCGGACGCGGACCAGGATGGCGCGCACATCCGCGCGATCCTGCTGACGTTTTTCTTCCGCTACATGCGCGAGCTGATACTGCAGGGCCACGTCTATATGGGGGTGCCGCCGTTGTATCGCATCACAAGCGGGGGGAAGAACACCTACGCCTACACCGATAAGGAGCTTGGCAAGCTGACGCGCGGCGCGTCCAAGGGCTACACCATCCAGCGCTACAAGGGCCTGGGCGAGATGAACCCCGAGCAGCTGTGGGAGACCACGCTTAACCCCGCGCACCGCACGCTGGTGCAGGTGAGCATCGAGGACGCCGCCGAGGCGGACCGCATCGTCACCGTGCTGATGGGGGAAAAGGTGGAGCCACGCAAGCAGTACATCAGCTATTACGCCGACTTTAACAAAGTGGACGAATTCGCACAAATAGGGGGGTAAAGTATGCCGCGTAAAAAGAAGGAAGAACCCATTGTGCGCAACGAAACGATTCTCGTGCGTCCGATGGAGGACGTGATCCACACCTCTATGATCCCGTACGCTGAGTACGTCATCATGGACCGCGCGCTGCCGCGCGTGGAGGATGGTTTAAAGCCGGTGCAGCGCCGCATCATGTACACGATGTACGATTTGGGCATGTGGCCCGACCGGCCGCACCGCAAGTGCGCGCGCATCGTGGGCGACTGTTTGGGCAAGTACCATCCCCACGGGGACAGCTCCGTCTACGACGCGCTGGTGCGCATGGCGCAGGACTTTGTGATGCGCGCCCCGCTGGTGGGCGGGCACGGCAACTTCGGCTCCATCGACGGCGACAGCGCGGCGGCCATGCGCTATACCGAGGCGCGCATGGCGCCGCTGGCGCTGGAGCTGCTGCGCGACATGGAGAAGGACACAGTGCCCTTCTCACTGAACTTTGACGATACATTAAAGGAGCCCGACCTGCTGCCCGGGCGCTTTCCCAACCTGCTGGTCAACGGCGCTTCGGGCATCGCGGTGGGGCTGGCCACCAACATTCCGCCCCACAACCTGGGCGAGGTGATCGACGCGGTCATCGCCCAGATGAAGGACCCCGATATCACCGTCAGGGAACTGATGCAGTACGTCAAGGGGCCGGACTTTCCCACCGGTGGCATCATGCTGGATACCGAGGAGATTGAAAAGGCTTACACCACCGGCCGCGGCCGGCTGATCATCCGCGCCAAGTGCGCCATCGAACCGGCGGCCGCGGGCAAAAAGGCGATCGTCATCACCGAAATGCCCTACCAGGTCAACAAGGCGGCGATGCTGGAGAAGATCCAGAAGATGGCGCAGGAGAAAAAGGGCGTGCTTGCCGGCATCGCGGACATCCGCGACGAGTCGGACCGCAACGGCATCCGCGCGGTCATCGAGGTCAAGCGCGACGCGGACGCCGAGCTCATCTTGCAGTACCTCTACAAATACTCCCAGCTGGAGACCAGCTTCGGCGTCAACATGGTGGCGATCGCCGAGGGCAAGCCCCAGCTATTGGGCCTGCGCGAAATCAACCGCCTCTACATCGCGCATCAGAAGAACGTGGTCACCCGCCGCACCCAGTACGATCTGGACAAGGCCCGCGCCCGCGAACATATCCTCTCGGGATTGATGATCGCCCTTGCAAACATCGACGAGGTGGTGCGCCTGATCCGCGCATCCAAAACGCCCAAAGACGCCAAGGCGGCGCTGATGGCGCGCTTTGCACTGGACGACGTGCAGGCCCAGGCGATACTGGACATGCGCCTGCAGCGGTTGACCAGCCTGCAGGTGGAGGAGCTGCGCCGGGAGTACGAGAGCATTCTCAAGCTCATCGCGCAGCTGGAGGCCATCTTAAAGAGCGAGAAAAAGCTCATGCGGGTTATTGAAAAAGAGCTGCTTGCGATCAAGGAAAAGTACGCCGACGCGCGGCGCACGGCGCTCATTGGCGCAGAGGCAATCAAGCAGGTGGACGCCGCCAGCTTCGCCGTGGTGGAGGAGACCGTCGTCACCTTGGCAGAGAGCGGGTATATCAAGCGCATGGCGCCCAAGGTCTACCAGCGCGCACGCGGCGAGATCGAGCCTGCCGCCAAGGCGGGCGATGTGGTGCGCTTTATCCTGGAGGCCAAAACGGACCAGCGCCTGCTGTGCATCACCTCGCGCGGCGTGTGTCACCAGATCGACGTCTCCGCCATCCCCGAGGGGCGCTGGAAGGAGCGCGGTATGCTTGTGGGCAGCCTCTGCGGTGGCTTTGAAAAGGATGAACACGTAGTGGCGCTGATGCACGCGGCAAGCGCTTCGGATGAGGACGACCTTATGATGTACACCGCGCGCGGCATGGTCAAGCGCACGACCATGGCCCAGTACGCGGTGCGCAACAAAAAGTTTGCGGGCATCGGCTTAAAGGGCGAGGACCGTGTGGTGGGCGCAGAGCGCGTGCCGCCGCAGGATGCCCGCACGCTATTGTCCATCTCCCGCGCAGGGATGAGCATCCACACCGACCCGGCGAGCATCCCTCAGATGGGCCGTACCGCCGGGGGCGTGAAAAACATGGTGCTGGGCGCGGACGATGCAGTGATCTTCTGCCGCCTGATCCATCCGGAGGGGGAGATCGTGCTCATTACCGACCGCGGCTATGGCAAGCGGGTGCTGGCGGTGGACTTTGATATCCAAAACCGCAACGGCAAGGGGGCCAAAACGTTCGACTTTAAGCCGGGCGGCGCAAGCGGCGAGGCATGTGTGGCCGCGTTCTACGTCACCCAGCCCTACGAAATCGTGCTGGTGCAGCGCAAGGGCGAGACGACGCGCCTGTCTACCGAGGCGGTGCCTATCCAGAGTCGCTCAGCCAAGGGCAGGCCGCTTGTGATGGCCATGCTGGACGATACGGTGCAGTGCGCCTTTCGGCCCATCTACTGAGGCAGTGTGTATCGGTTCTGTAACTTTATGAATAAAGTGCGAATAATGCGCGCCGGGCGCTGTCAAAAGCGCGCGCTATGTGGACGCATGGGGGCATTTATGCTATAATAACTCCTGTTTTACTGGCTTAGCGCAATAAAATACATGCGCCGCTCGCGCGCGCCTGCGTGTCAATATGGATAATCGGGGATGACGTATGATCAAGACACTGAGAGATATTTACGCATACAGGGAGATGATCTGGAGCCTGGTGCGCCGCGACCTGCGCGGCCGTTACAAGGGTTCGGTGC
Above is a window of Maliibacterium massiliense DNA encoding:
- a CDS encoding (2Fe-2S) ferredoxin domain-containing protein gives rise to the protein MKSIEELKAIRQRTLDDMNARKDKAGTRVVVGMATCGIAAGARPVLLKFVEEVKKRSLQNIIVSQTGCIGMCRLEPIVEVFRGDAEKVTYVHMTPDKVARVVSEHIVNGRPVEEYTIGAAEKAK
- the nuoF gene encoding NADH-quinone oxidoreductase subunit NuoF codes for the protein MDLYRAHVLVCGGTGCTSSGSPRIIEEFEKEIKNNNLEKEVKVVRTGCFGLCAMGPVVIVYPEGSFYSRVKPEDVSRIVSEHLVKGRVVEDLLYSESVVEDETLSLDEVDFYKKQMRIALRNCGVIDPENIEEYIAMDGYTALAKALTEMSPEEVIKVISDSGLRGRGGAGFPTGRKWSFAAASPGPVKYVCCNADEGDPGAFMDRSVLEGDPHAVLEAMAIAGYAIGAKQGYIYCRAEYPIALHRLEVAIGQARKYGLLGDNIFGTDFCFDIDVRLGAGAFVCGEETALMVSIEGGRGEPRVRPPFPAVKGLFGKPTLLNNVETYANVAQIINKGADWFKSIGTEQSSGTKVFALGGKINNTGLVEVPMGTTLREIIYDIGGGIPGGKAFKAAQTGGPSGGCIPASLLDTPIDYDSLIQIGSMMGSGGLIVMDEDNCMVDIARFFLDFTVDESCGKCAPCRIGTRRMLEILERIVAGNGQDGDIEKLETLARNIKESALCGLGQTAPNPVLSTLRYFRDEYEAHIYEKRCPAGHCRKLLNYEIDAELCRGCGLCAKQCPVGAISGERKSPFTIDKNTCIKCGACIEKCPFKAISRK
- a CDS encoding NADH-dependent [FeFe] hydrogenase, group A6, encoding MEMITLTIDGQKVQVEPGTTVLEAARKANIHIPTLCYLKDINAIGACRICVVEVEKMRNLPASCVLPATDGMVVHTNTPKVREARKVNLELVLSDHNRSCLTCVRSGNCELQSLSQELGVDEIRFEGAKIERLVDDSSPSIVRDNSKCILCRRCVAVCKNVQNIGVIGAVNRGIKTEIEAPFNTPLGESPCVNCGQCIVNCPTGALRERSEIDEVWDAIGDPEKYVVVQPAPAVRAALGEEFGMPIGTRVTGKMAAAARRLGFDKVFDTDFGADLTIMEEGYEFISRVKNGGKLPMITSCSPGWIKFCEHYYPDFLENLSSCKSPHQMLGAIVKSYYARENGIDPRKIFVVSVMPCTAKKFEARRPEMGHDGLADVDAVLTTREFARMIKQAHIDFANLKEEPFDEMLGDSTGAAAIFGATGGVMEAALRTVVEVLTGKSLEKVDFEQVRGLDDIKEATLMVGDMPVKIAVAHSTGAASRLLDAVRRGEKEYHFIEVMGCPGGCVNGGGQPIVPAQVKMDVDVRKERAKALYAEDADMPLRKSHENPSIQKLYKEFLEEPNSHKAHELLHTHYTARKKFI
- a CDS encoding DNA topoisomerase subunit B — translated: MAKAYQASDIQVLEGLEAVRRRPGMYIGSTGSRGLHHLLWEIVDNGVDEVANGFASEIRVTLHADGSVTVEDNGRGIPVGIHPQLGVSGVEVVFTQLHAGGKFNDASYAYSGGLHGVGASVVNALSKYLICEVGFEGYLYRQEFRTSVDAKTGKTLAGHPVSPLEKVGPTRRKGSRVRFLPDDTVFEEVSFRYEVVSRRLRELAFLNQGVHIFLTDERVKEDGKPKRREYHYDGGIIDFVRYTNENKNVLNETPIYVSGMRDELRMELAMQYTDAYGETIISYVNNIPTGEGGTHETGLKTALTKVFNEYARKSGLLKEKDAALFGEDFRDGLTAVLSVKMKNVQFEGQTKAKLGNTEARVAVEAVVTDQLTLWLDDIKNAGLAGTIVEKAQRAAKVREAARKAKDMARKKSALDVAQLVGKLSACSGRNARENELFIVEGDSAGGSAKQGRDRRYQAILPLRGKPLNAEKKRLDEVLANEEFRSIITALGAGIDEDFDIKNLKYDKVIILSDADQDGAHIRAILLTFFFRYMRELILQGHVYMGVPPLYRITSGGKNTYAYTDKELGKLTRGASKGYTIQRYKGLGEMNPEQLWETTLNPAHRTLVQVSIEDAAEADRIVTVLMGEKVEPRKQYISYYADFNKVDEFAQIGG
- the gyrA gene encoding DNA gyrase subunit A; the encoded protein is MPRKKKEEPIVRNETILVRPMEDVIHTSMIPYAEYVIMDRALPRVEDGLKPVQRRIMYTMYDLGMWPDRPHRKCARIVGDCLGKYHPHGDSSVYDALVRMAQDFVMRAPLVGGHGNFGSIDGDSAAAMRYTEARMAPLALELLRDMEKDTVPFSLNFDDTLKEPDLLPGRFPNLLVNGASGIAVGLATNIPPHNLGEVIDAVIAQMKDPDITVRELMQYVKGPDFPTGGIMLDTEEIEKAYTTGRGRLIIRAKCAIEPAAAGKKAIVITEMPYQVNKAAMLEKIQKMAQEKKGVLAGIADIRDESDRNGIRAVIEVKRDADAELILQYLYKYSQLETSFGVNMVAIAEGKPQLLGLREINRLYIAHQKNVVTRRTQYDLDKARAREHILSGLMIALANIDEVVRLIRASKTPKDAKAALMARFALDDVQAQAILDMRLQRLTSLQVEELRREYESILKLIAQLEAILKSEKKLMRVIEKELLAIKEKYADARRTALIGAEAIKQVDAASFAVVEETVVTLAESGYIKRMAPKVYQRARGEIEPAAKAGDVVRFILEAKTDQRLLCITSRGVCHQIDVSAIPEGRWKERGMLVGSLCGGFEKDEHVVALMHAASASDEDDLMMYTARGMVKRTTMAQYAVRNKKFAGIGLKGEDRVVGAERVPPQDARTLLSISRAGMSIHTDPASIPQMGRTAGGVKNMVLGADDAVIFCRLIHPEGEIVLITDRGYGKRVLAVDFDIQNRNGKGAKTFDFKPGGASGEACVAAFYVTQPYEIVLVQRKGETTRLSTEAVPIQSRSAKGRPLVMAMLDDTVQCAFRPIY